A single Corticium candelabrum chromosome 12, ooCorCand1.1, whole genome shotgun sequence DNA region contains:
- the LOC134188116 gene encoding pulmonary surfactant-associated protein D-like, protein MTLAFVKIFFVAFCLPSVEPLTIYWPFPTLPASITSTPGRYYESTEPQPEYQQNGQEAEVGHKDNQGLRGQKGNEGQPGTKGVKGDKGERGPTGTKGARGPGGAPGVIGPQGLPGRFGQQGPPGNTGYEGPEGPHGVPGPRGPTGKMGSKGIQGIKGARGFSGLSGHHGNHGPPGYKGREGRKGVKGIKGDTGLAGHKGEQGRQGIPGAIANEERLETHLGNYLEAYLTKKMNARFAKLTQSLNNHPAAHLYGNNFHGNRLTWMRGRFGGFVDNGMSYNDGYLIVPKKGLYYIYAQVKCDPVPKTYWCGFSFRINDSEISQQFISQHRIAQDVLYYNVPEAGLLRKLNKGDRISVTKRGSAQIFGQDHQTYFGCYAISTFDS, encoded by the exons ATGACCCTGGCTTTTGTCAAGATCTTTTTCGTGGCTTTCTGTCTGCCCTCCGTAGAACCCCTCACAATTTACTGGCCGTTTCCTACATTGCCTGCCTCGATTACTAGCACGCCTGGTCGATATTATGAAAGCACTGAACCACAGCCGGAATATCAACAAAACGGCCAAGAA GCTGAAGTTGGTCATAAGGACAACCAAGGTTTGAGA GGCCAAAAAGGCAACGAAGGTCAACCTGGAACGAAAGGAGTAAAAGGAGACAAA GGTGAACGTGGCCCTACAGGTACTAAAGGCGCAAGAGGTCCTGGAGGAGCCCCAGGTGTAATAGGCCCTCAAGGCCTTCCAGGACGATTTGGACAACAAGGCCCACCAGGCAATACTGGATATGAA GGTCCAGAAGGACCGCATGGTGTACCGGGCCCACGTGGCCCAACAGGCAAAATGGGAAGCAAAGGAATACAG GGCATCAAGGGAGCGAGAGGATTTTCTGGTTTGTCTGGACATCATGGAAATCAC GGTCCACCTGGATATAAAGGAAGAGAAGGAAGAAAAGGAGTAAAGGGAATAAAG GGAGATACGGGGCTTGCAGGCCACAAGGGGGAGCAAGGACGACAAGGAATACCTGGAGCTATC GCCAACGAAGAACGTCTTGAAACACATCTTGGAAATTATCTTGAAGCATATTTGACGAAAAAGATGAACGCACGTTTTGCGAAACTAACTCAATCACTAAATAATCATCCTGCTGCTCATTTGTACGGAAATAACTTCCATG gtAATAGACTTACATGGATGAGAGGAAGATTTGGTGGATTTGTAGACAACGGAATGAGCTACAATGATGGATATTTAATTGTTCCTAAAAAGGGATTGTATTACATCTATGCTCAAGTCAAGTGCGACCCTGTACCTAAAACCTATTGGTGCGGATTCTCCTTCAGAATAAATGATTCTGAGATTTCTCAGCAGTTCATCTCACAACATCGTATTGCACAAGACGTTCTCTATTATAATGTACCTGAAGCTGGTTTGCTGAGAAAGCTAAACAAAGGCGATCGCATTTCAGTCACTAAACGTGGTTCAGCTCAAATATTTGGTCAAGATCATCAAACGTATTTTGGTTGTTATGCCATATCAACGTTCGACTCCTAA